From Montipora foliosa isolate CH-2021 chromosome 6, ASM3666993v2, whole genome shotgun sequence, a single genomic window includes:
- the LOC138008576 gene encoding RYamide receptor-like: MNMSIANDSTNSTDLLYSLSHSPSTTHQVILILTYSLMFLLSLSGNTMTVCVVASRPYMRSITNRLIANMAVADLIMTLSAMPYSVAFMYVKTRWFGGILGIITCKLLHFSIALSVAASVLTLVVIALDRFFAVVFPFKRSRVIPKITKTTTIIWVLSVLSTSPYLYFFKSLQEPNDNYYCFMGETFANTAKARRALFLFIFIFLYAAPLCIVATFYSLISFKLWFRQIPGNPTAANRRNAELSKRRTIKMLMVIVIVFALCWLPSHLMHFFTFFDKETYDKIPLFWFLFAYGVSHANSAINPYLYIALNTKFRRAFLELVKSCFSPAGNFLRSQFSNTMSKTPAVQATSLERDPSRVGRRREYDLSRSDTSEDNHRMRQVNLVGVKKTAEIKRDDFPMM; encoded by the exons ATGAACATGTCCATAGCAAACG ATTCCACAAACTCCACTGATCTGCTGTATTCCTTATCCCACTCTCCATCGACAACGCATCAAGTTATCCTAATCCTTACTTATTCCTTGATGTTCTTGCTCTCTTTGAGCGGAAACACTATGACCGTGTGCGTCGTGGCATCGAGACCTTACATGAGATCGATTACGAACCGTTTAATCGCCAACATGGCCGTCGCAGATCTCATCATGACGTTGAGCGCCATGCCTTACTCGGTCGCATTCATGTATGTGAAAACCCGCTGGTTCGGTGGCATTCTGGGTATAATTACGTGTAAACTTTTACACTTCTCCATCGCCTTGTCCGTCGCAGCTTCCGTTTTAACGCTTGTCGTGATCGCTTTGGACCGCTTTTTTGCTGTGGTGTTCCCTTTCAAGCGTTCAAGGGTAATTCCAAAGATCACGAAGACGACCACTATTATCTGGGTTCTGTCTGTCCTGTCCACGTCTCCCTATCTATATTTTTTCAAATCTCTTCAAGAACCGAACGACAATTACTATTGCTTCATGGGGGAAACTTTTGCCAACACTGCAAAAGCTAGGCGCGCATTATTCTTGTTCATCTTCATTTTCCTCTATGCAGCTCCACTGTGCATCGTTGCCACCTTCTACAGCCTCATCTCTTTCAAGCTGTGGTTTCGACAAATTCCTGGCAATCCCACTGCTGCAAACCGCAGAAATGCCGAGCTCAGCAAGAGACGAACCATCAAGATGCTTATGGTCATCGTTATTGTTTTTGCATTGTGCTGGCTCCCTTCGCATCTGATGCATTTCTTCACGTTTTTTGATAAAGAAACATACGACAAAATTCcgctgttttggtttttatttGCGTATGGTGTTTCTCACGCCAACTCAGCCATTAACCCCTACTTGTATATCGCACTGAACACGAAGTTTCGCCGTGCCTTTCTAGAGCTTGTCAAAAGTTGTTTCAGCCCGGCTGGGAACTTTTTAAGATCCCAGTTCAGTAATACAATGTCGAAAACCCCCGCGGTCCAAGCAACGAGCCTAGAGAGGGACCCATCCCGAGTTGGAAGGAGACGAGAGTATGACCTGTCAAGATCGGATACTAGCGAGGACAATCATCGTATGCGGCAGGTAAATCTCGTAGGAGTAAAAAAGACGGCGGAGATAAAACGAGACGACTTCCCAATGATGTGA